The Halictus rubicundus isolate RS-2024b chromosome 5, iyHalRubi1_principal, whole genome shotgun sequence nucleotide sequence gtttGACATGTACATGCATCATGTTAATTGTTTTAACAAATGAAGCTGACTGCTTTCAAAATTGTTCTGTTTTCGAAATTGTATTAAAATTCAACAGGATGTACTAGCGCCGGCCCTCACTTTAATCCATTGGGAAAAGAACATGGTGGACCCCAGGCAGATGTCCGTCATGTTGGAGATTTAGGAAATGTTGAAGCCGGAGCCGATGGTGTTGCCAATGTTAACATTACTGATAAGTTGATCCAGCTTAAAGGAGAATACAGCATAATTGGCAGGACTCTTGTGGTAAGATGATACATTAAAGTCAGAAAGGCTTTTatcaatcaattttattttgtatgcaTTTACGTATATCCATTGTTTCTTTCTTTGTAACAGGTCCATGCTGATCCAGATGATCTTGGCAAAGGTGGTCACGAATTATCAAAAACCACAGGAAATGCTGGTGCTCGCCTTGCTTGTGGTGTGGTAGGCATTGCCAAAGCCTAAATCTACATATTCTGATACAATAATGAAATGAACGTACCCATTAGGCGTTTGCAGTTAAAGTATGAGTTCAAATATCATTCCTAATTTCCTGTAATAGGAGTCTGTTATGTATCTTATGTATCTTATGATCTTTGGTACACTGATGTTGAcaacaataaaatatataatataatttatttctaaaTTGTTATACAATATCTTTTCAAACATACTTCCTTAAGTACTAAGGCTGCTCGATGAATTACtcgaatattattaaatttattttaaaaaccaATATTGATATACTGTAAAAGATAATACCCTATGAAATAAACAAATGCGTTTCATATCTTTTACATGACTTCACAGAATATAATCATTATCCCATGATAATTATATCTTACGTTTGAGATAACCTTCTTTACAATAATGCTATTTAATACTATCGTcattttttcaaggtcaatatttattttggacATAATAAATTGTATAGAAAATATCGCGTGTTCTTAATTTAGTCTTTCAAATACTGCGGCCAAAAATTTCGTCATACATTCATATATATTTGGTTATTAACTATCATTAATATAAACGTATAAATAAACGTGTGCGTATTATGTCACCGTAGGTGACTGGCGTACTTCTACATCTCatctgtgatattggttccacaatattagttccgagcgatacggtaggatgtgacacaaaaatggtaaggggacTCTAGACAGAGTGGACTCTGACTCTAGATgactctagagccccgcggaggtgagacaaaaaaatacattgggtaaTTGGTCTACttctgtacctcgtctgtggcgtGAGCACTCTGATTTCCTCTCTACTCTCTTCTTTCTGCTTTCGCTATTTTCAACACTAGATGGCGCCACGGCGTACATCGTCCGCTCTATTTTACatgagaaaaatataaataattattaatcatttttgttaCCTGCCGTTTCACAGCATTAATATAGGGAACAATAACAAACAATTCAGTTCAATacgataatattttatttataatattttacttttttattGTGACGTGTTTATCGTTGTTGCATTCGTAGTCGTTCGGTTAAGTAgccgaatattaatttaatgaaagagaaaagaaaactctggATTAACCAAGGATTATTTTCTCTGCAGTCGTAACAGCAATTTCATACGGAAAGGCGTTCTAATTGTCTTGCACACTTAAGGTTATGTTTGCCTTATCTTAAAGTGTACATATTGTCCATTTATTTTCAGTATAATCCTTGTAATAGCCGGGATATTgttttgttaacaatatatagaTTACGGCAGTATGCGCGAAATGATTGCTTAAATAGAAAACTGTTGACGAAGATGGAGGTGAGACATCATAGAAAATTGAAATGTGCGAGCGAGGCAGAAATTTTGCGATCGCATCAGAGAGACGATGATTTTATTAAACACTTGCGAGAAAAGGTCATCGATCTTTTACAAATCGTGGGAAGGCGAACGGGTACTTTGCCCTTTATCCAATCGGATGTACCGTTTAAATTGCTTTACTTCTTCTTTACATCGGGAATGGGAAACCAAACATTAGGCGAAGAGTACACAGGAATTGTACAAGCCGACTTAGAAGCCCGCAAAGTCCCATCGCTGTTTGTACGTAGCGATCGCGTAGATGTGAAACAcattattgtattattattaatttttggcATTTGCTTCTTATACAGGCAAGACTAGTATCAGTCATTTTAGAATGCTTCGGAGAGAAAGCATTGTTAAAAATACTAAGGAGACTACAGTCTAAAATTAATCATCCTCACAGCGAACTGACTCCTGCTGCTGTTACATTTTTAAATGTACTCGTAGCAAAACTATCTAGTATGATccctatttttatattaattcacAAGGGACTTTTTTATGTGTATGGTCGATACTATAGTTTGGGAAAAAGAGTAACAGGGATCGATTATGCTAAGGTAACAAGCGTAAAAGACATTTCTTTTCGAAATCCAATTTGTCCGCTCTGTACAATTTTGTTTTGAATTCAATTAGGTATACGGACGTCGTCCAACCGATAGTATCAGCTGGGGATTAAGATTACTGGGAATCGCTACATTGGCGCAATGCGCGTTGAAAATTTGGCAGGACAACGACAACAGAAATTATATCGAGAAACCTATCGCGACCGACGAAAAGAGCAAAACTTGTCAATTATGTCTGGAGAAAGCACCGACAACAGCTACCCCCTGTGGTCATATGTTTTGTTGGTTTTGCATCGCAGACTGGTTAAACTCCAAATCGCAATGCCCTATGTGCAGAGAGTACGTGAAATCTTCCAGAATCGTACGTGTGTTGAATTTGTAGTTTTCCAGGAATTCGGTAGCTTCCTTTTTATTGAGATAAGTAACGAATCAAGGGTGAAATGATCTACTAGAATTATTTTCGTACACTGTAACATTCTTATAATTCTCCTTAAAATTCTAATTACTACGCATCTGTGCTAGCGTTAATTTCATACAGACGGTAGTAAaaagtatacatatatgtacgtgATAAATATAAAGAAAGAACAAGTGAACACACACctatttacatacatatatacatgtaaatatatatatatatataaatatatatacatatacatatacatataatatatatacaaaaatatcaaatttttattcatatcGAGCGTACAACACGCTTTATCTTGTATAACAATGTGTTATTCACATAAACGATAATGTACAattgtttcattctcattgaatAGCGTTCTTATAAAATTCTGAATTGAATCAAGGAATCAACAACAACGAACCGATGATCGCGGGGAAACCAATGATGTTTATAGTCACAACGATGTGCGTTGAACGGAAAGGATTCCTACTTTTTCGGCAAAATTACCGAGTAGCTGGCCGAAGCCGCTCGATTCGGAGTTATCTTTCATTCGAAATCCGACAGTATGGCTGTAAGCGTTATAAAATATTCTTCTTAAACACTGTAACTTTTCCCTGCGAGATCTAAAACGAGAAACGTAACATAAATGTAGGATTCGTGTTCGTATTGGTattcaagaaagaaaaaatcgaaaataatctTTCTCGTTGATAGACTAGCGGACCTTTATGCAGATTTAAATTTTCCATTTGAATGAAAATTCAATTGTATAAAAGTGCACAAAGTTCCACGATCTACTCATTACTCACTGTGCCAACGACGAGCACGCCTCGTCCTCGATGATCGTGGTACTCGATTCTTGGGACGCGTGTCCTGTACAAGTTTCGCAAAGTGGTTTGCAAGCTAAACCAGAAGACGTTAGTCCATCTGTGACGGGAGCATTGGCAGTCGTGGAACCACGCAAACTGCCGGTCCCTGATATCATCTGCCAGGAACCACCAGACGACGAAGATTCGTTTCGTTGTCGAAGACGTCCGGGAACAGGAACTGCTACGGGAGAAGTTCTATTTGGAGGAAGAGGGGACCGTGATCCATGAGCGATGCCTTCCTTGTTCGGCGATGGATAAAAAGACCATGGTACAACGTTCCTGAAAAAATCAAACAATCATGTTAGGATGAGTATATTGAGACAGTTTTAGAGAATCAATCGGACTCGGAGAATTCTCAACGAACCCATTGCTATGACAATCGTCTTGACTATCCGTGGAAGCACAGTGAAACACCGCTGGTGGATTATTATCTTGACTATCCCTGCTGTTCTGACTAACAGAGCTACACCAACTATTCAGACTTAAGTTGGAGCTGACCGAGCTCAGCGTTACTACCGATTCACTATCGAACATAACATTGTCTAACTGCGAGTCACTGTCGTTGCGTAGAACAGTATGTCTGGACCTATTGTGGCGCGGATGAATACTGAACTCTTCGTCGTGGATGTGCTTCAGAAAGTAAAAGCAGAAGAAAAATATCTCTTCTCCTTTGCTCAGTCGGTCCTCCAAGTCGTGACCGAATAACATCCAGTCGTATGCTATTGTGTAGTAAAGAATTTGATAGGCATTCAGCGATGTGTGTATTGCACCGTCAGCCCATAAACTTATCCTTAACAACGAAATAAATAACGGTGTGCGATCCCATCCTGAAAATGGTAAAACAACTGGTTAGTTCTAGTTGAAGCAGAACCCTGTTTATTAGTTATACAGAAGGAAACAACCTACCGGAAATACAATGTATCAGTATTCCATTGCTACTATCGCTCAAGTATCTTAATATcagttttaaataattttgagtTAGCTTGACTAGATCCCAGACTTGGTATTGTTCCCAATTGATCCGTAACTGAGTAGAAATTGTATCTTCAGGCACTCCAATCTGCGCATCTACGTGAGTCTGAGACCAATCGAACACTAAACCCTTAGCCAGATAATCGTTCTCTCTAAACTCCCTGAAGAATTCACATCCAGGATATGGCAGTGAAATTAGGGTGAAATCCGAGTACCTCTTCTCTTTGTCTACTTTCTCGGAGGAAGTCACACTGTgtagaaaaaagaaataaaattagagTTGTTCACTCGACTGACAAGAAGTAAACGTAAACGGGATGATTTTCTTACTTCATTCcaaatttaacttttttcttctcGACCATGAAATCGATGATAGTCCCCACGTTAAGTGTTTTCAGGAGTTTGATATCTTGATGTCTAACTTTATCGAACAATTGCCAGTCGCTAAGTACAGAGTCACCACCTCGTGCTTCGTCTACTTGTTGTTGAATAGAGACTACTCCTTCGCTACCGGCAAACAAATAATCTAGCCCGGATCTACCATAAATTTCAGGACCGCCGGACAATGTAGCCGATCTACAAACGTGTCTTCCTTTATACAATATTACTGGCAGTGGAAATCTTGAACGACACCTGGCGAATCTTGCACTCTTTATCAATTCCTTTAATTTATTCGGGTCGTACATGCTTTCGTATATAGTTTCTGTTGTCCGTGGCAGTGGTGGTGGCGTGTCGCACATATTTGGATTTCTATACTTCTCATATTCTAGAATGACAAGGTGGCTAGGATAATGCGCACTGAGATCACCTCCATTATTGTTTATTATAGAGTGAGTATAATCCAAGTCAGTGAGTAGCAGACATCTTTGCATAATTGCTTGGCTCTGAAAcaataatatcctttatacttgTAAAAATATGGTATACATGTATCGTTCGTCCATGAAAAGAAGGCACATAGCAGGACATAAATCCCTACAAGCTTTCATGCGGCTTCTTTTCGCGGAAGAATGATAGAGAAACAATAAAGATTAATCTATCGATATAATCAAACATGTTTGCTCTTAATTGTTTCTCTACCGTTAATTATCCATTAGAAAAAGTAAATTACCGTACTATCCGCATCCTTAGCTCGATAAGTGTTCTTTGAGAAGTATATAAGAAGTTTTTGTAAATCTTGAATAGTAATTTCTGTCATGATTGCAATAAATTTCCACAGCTTACTATATCGAAAACTTAACTAATAGCCAACGTTTCTTTCAGGGAGGTCCTAAATTTCTGTAGTTTTCATGGAAATGCCTACGAAGCATCAACCGTGGTCAATGTCTTGCATACGAAAGGAATGGCacaaacactgtatttaaattaAACTGCAGAACATCACAGCTTAACATCtgttaaattctattttccacAAGTTGCTTTTAAGCGTAGACAACAGAATATTTAATACAAAACACGGTAAGGTTATAGGTATTTCAGAACACTTTTCAATATCGATCGAACAGCAAAACTCTTGCGTAAAACAATTTTATCTTATTCTCGACGCATCGAATGAAACATACTAAAGAAATAAAGTACCGATAAACGAGTAATTTGCAACCGCATACTGTTTTGATAGCACCATACTTGaaagagtaaataaatgttgctTTCAATTCTTATTTAATGCTAATAAACTCACGCTCaagtagaataataaataaagctGTTATAATTTAGTACGACGATGGTAAAACTTCCGCTTGACTCTTCCTTGTGAAATTTCATGGGATGTGAGAAACcaatttgaaaagaaaaagaaaacttgTCCGCTGGACGTTTGAGCAATAACCTTCAGGTCAACGGTTACGGTATGACAACCTGGTTCAAGTCATGCACGCCGCTTTCATTGTTATGTTATGAACACATGAGAGCCACGTCTGAAGAAATTCGTAAGAGTTCTATCGGACGATGATCGACCGTGAAATCGGAGAGTTTCTTGCGGTAGATATCCATGTCTATCTCATCGCACGCCGATGTGAACGATAATCCAACGGGATAACCTAGACATCACTCCCGAGAAAATAGATCTTCCGTTGCACGCGGTAATTCGAATCTGTCCCAAACACACTGTCATCCTCTTTCCCCTCGTTGCACAGGTCCCAACGAGTGTTTACGCCATGAAATCTGTTATGTCTGTTTATCAACGTTTCCGCGTCGTGCTCTAAAGGTCGCCTCCCGTTTAAAGGACAGTGGTGTCTCGTGTCCCTCTTCTTGAATCTCTCGTTGGCCGTTGGTGCTTCGTCGCGACCTGCACACCACGTCCACGGTTTTCGGTGGTTGTTTCTCAGCCACGCGGTCACGAACACGGCTCAATAATCTCTCGGACACGAGCCGAACAACTATCCACTTCCTTTTTCTTCTCTCCCGTAATGCTGCACCAGCAGAACGCGTTGTACCAGTTGCCTGCCAGGACGAAAGTACGGAGTGAAACGCGGCGTAGAAAGATAACCTATTTTTGCAATGTGGAGAACGCGTGCTTCGCTCCGATGGTATCGCGAGATTTTCGCGACATTCAAGAAACGCGTCGGTGCAACGTTTTTACATCGCCGCACCGATTCGAATGCGGGAAATTCGTTGAAATATTATTCCGAACAATTTGCGGATATTTTTGccgatttttcttctttattgtaGAGCGAGCAATGAAATAAGAATTAGtatttagaaaattatgaaTTACCTATGCATGTATTTTGCCATACAGACGCGTTAGAGCAAAATTGCGAAGTGTCCGTATCAGGAATATAGCGTACGCATCGATTTCGTTAGTTTGTCAAGAATGTACGGGGTACTTCAGACCTCTTCGCCTAACGAAGAGCACGTTTGCAAGTGCGAAACGTCGCGTGAGACAATACTCCCGGGAATCTATTTTAGGTTTCTCATATTTTTTCGCATTCCCTCGTGCACAGCTCGAAATCGCAGTACGCTGcgataaaaatatttcggaCGATATCACGGCTCTTCCTATGCTGCAACATACTTTCGCCGCTAATACctgttaattttttaaatattcgatgaTCAACCGTCTCGAGAAGTcgataatatttttgcaaactATAGCTCGTCGATATTTAAAAATCGTTCCTTGCTTCCATTTTTCATTACTGGAATAGAATAATTAATTTGTCCGAGTTTATGAAATTATTGTCGTAGATATAGTTCGAATTGAAATCCGACAAATTTCAATGTTTTTCTCGTCGAGGAAAACTGGAGcgaaaattttgttttcgactaagaaaataaaatttgtttcgcAAGAGTCGAAGTATTGCCAGTGATCCTCAAGGCCAACGATTGCTTGGCTTCTACGGCTAAGGGGTTAAATCAGTAGCAATCCTGTGCAATTGTTCTTGTAAAAGATTGAGGTTGAGGAAAAATTAGGAATGCGATCTTTATTATACAAGCATCAAGGAATGTTCATGTATTTTTCTTTAGTTTTACAAAATGGCTGAAATCTTGTTCGTAGTGCAGCACCGATTTGCCGACTCTTTCCCCGATGGTGTTGATTAGGTTTCAAATTTCAACTGGAAAAAGAAACACTTGGAAGTTGTACGCTTTCATTTGTCATTCTGCAAAAGTCAGAAGAATGTTCTATTAGTCGTTCCTAGTTCCTTGGGAAATGCTACGCGGAAATGAAAAAACTAACAAAATAGAAAAGAGAGATGCAAAAGTATGATCGTTCGAGTTATTGACGCGGGAAAGAACGCGATGCGGCGAAGTTTGGCGGATGTGCGTGCAGATGGCGCTGATTTGCCGACGATCCCTCCAGTTCCAGGGCGCAGGCGAGGCGCATGCGCGGCTCGTGGGGGTATTTCTGGACAAACGATCCAGTGGAATTGGAACGGGAACGGTCGTGAACCGGGACTGGCGCAAGTACGAGCACGAGCACGAGCATGAGAGGTGGCACGAGTCGCAAGATGGCGAGTACGCGATGAAACGGTGCTGCGTCGTCGATGGATCATTGTGTATTTTCTTCGGACAGGCTGTCCGTTCTGTGTGATAATCGCGTTGATATGGGGCCGGGCCGGTTTTTGCGAGTGCCGCGTGCTGATATACGAGTCGAACGCGGTTGGTGATTACCGTGATCGGCGTGTAAAAGCTATTCGATTCGTCTTGGTTCACGGGGCGAAGCTGCTGGCCATCGAACGAACACAGGGCACCGGGgtaaacgcgcgcgcgcgcgtgcgtgcgtgtgcttACCGTGTACTGTGTATGCGcgcgtgtctctctctctctctctctctctctcactctctgtgtgctgttgttgttgttgtgtgtagtagcgcgcgcgcgcgtgtgctgCGCGCACCCTCGGGTGAAAGTAAACAAACGGTATGAGCACGGTACTGGGAAGTGTCGGTGATCCGGCCGGTCTCCTGGATCCCGACGTCGAGACCATCCTCGAGGAGAAGAATCAACTGATCAGCCGACAATATGCGGAGATCGAGAGGCTGCAACGGGAGCTCAACGAGGTCATCGGCGAGCGGGACGCGTTGCTCTGCGAGGTGTCCAAATTCAAATTCGAACGCGAGATGACCGATCTAAAACGCCTTCACGATGACAGGTATTTAGACATATCGATATACACATGTATAATACATGTATGTACACGCTCGAGCATGCCTATCCGTACctcgcccacgttccacgcgtTCCAGAAGGTTTGCGAGTACATTCGAATTTGACTGGACAGTTATGCTTTTACGTAGAATCGAATTCTAGCAAGAATTCTCTTCTTACCATTCTCATAACATGATTCGAGTACTACTTGCGAAACGATACAACTACGTTTTCGAAAGTTGGAAACCAACTTGCATCAGACGAGTATTCGCAGCGGCGATATTTATAgaaacatttcgaatttttacgcGAACTCGTAAGTTCGTATCGTTAATTCTATCCCTACCAATCGACCGAGTCGACTCCAAAACTAATAGGtaaagggacctaattactgtgggggtatcaattactATAACtacattaattatttttcaagcatatacagtgactccaactaatattcgtacgctcttaaaaatcgcataactttgtcaatattggactatactacttgaatttttttgagaagttagaacaattggatcagtatatatatatatatatatatatatatatatatatatatatatatgtatatataactgatttttatgaaaaaaatttaatatctctttttcaatagtcgctcagtaattgggtcctttatcctatgaCATTCACAAAACTTGTTTTTTTGGtcgtaatatttttcgaatgcAGCGCTACTCCGAACTGTCGAGTGCGACTGTCAGCTCAATGACGGTGTTGACGAAAAAACGTTGACGCCACGTTGACGCAAACGTTGACGCGAGAAGATCCACGCACACAGCCGCGGCGTTGATGAAGGTTCGCCGCGTTATAATTCGCCTTGTTCTCTTCTCATTGTATCGTGAACCGTGAACACGCCTATCAGCGGAACGTGGAAACGCGTTCCAATGTAGGAAATAAATAATGTATCATCTTGCGTCTTTCTTCGCCGCGTCTCGTTTCCTCGcagcagcggcgcggcgcgcgtgaATTATCGTTTCTTCTCGAGCCGTGGTACGGTCGCGCGAGCGTTGACTCGAGAATCATTATTTGCATTGTTATTTTAGAGTATTCGTTTAAATGTTAGAGTATTATTTTTTCTAGTATTCGAAGGCTAACTTAAAGCGAGAAAATTAAACTTTTACCCGCAATTAAACTGAATAGAATGGCGtcataaattatttcttttcggaACCGTCGTACATACGGTCGCGCGAGATTTCACTCGAGAGTCTTTCACGTTTCAAGCGGAATCGTAAGCGTTTAACTTTTGCTTTTTGTTGTCCGAACACGAGGTAGAACGTGTCAGGGCGCGTAATAACTTCGTTGGCTTCCAAGAAACGTATCGTAGGGTAAGGAacctaattactgtgcctgtattaattatagttgtttttaaaacataatgaatagtaaaaaagagatattgaattgTTTTCTtcaaaatcagttaatacatatatgtcatatatctcttctctaatattcattatgctttaaaaataagtataattaatataggcacagtaattgggtcctttaccttAGCCCCAGAAAATGAATTCTAGCGCGTGGACTGTCGATGATTTCGTACCAGCTCGAACAATCTTCGTTAAAAATTCTTGTTAAAACTGTATTAACATACGCGTGGAGAAAAAATACGACATTTTCATCGAAATAAGTTTGTTAATAAGAGGTGTATAGCAGATCCGATTTTTCTTCCGAAAGTTTTAATAAATCGGGATCCAGGATAGGCATAGGTGTAGCAATTATTCCGTTACGTTACGTTACGTTACGTAACCGTGTGTTCGAAGTTGGACGCATCGTTGAAGACCAGCTGGTTGTAAAAGAATGTTGTAACGGTACAATCATTTTTCGGTTGCCAATTTCTCAGCTTCAGAATTTGtttacataaatttttatttcgagcaaTTGCGTGGAAAGCTGTGCGAGAACAAcgttctatttggctttcactTCTGACAATCGTCGAAGGAATCTTTAACTCTGCAGAAAAATCGGCGATCTAATCGAATCGTGCGAAAGAAACGCGCGCAGACACGTGTTGTTCTGGTCGAGGGTTTCTCGAAAGACGAAAACGAACGCGAAGAATCTACCTCTGATATCGTGACGATATTGTATCGTGCCACAGTTGTACGTATACGTAGACATATAACAACAGCGAGTAATATCCTCGAAACAATTAACCTTGATGCAGCCGACCGGCTCTATTGATTATTGCGACACGATGAGAACACAGGAAACCTCTCTCATGGCACATTGTTGTTCGTCCAGAAATTGGGTCGATCATTAAATCGGCACCGTGTTATCTGAATGCTCGTGTCGCGCGGCACTCGAACAATCGATGCGTTCCTCGAGAAGGTCCGGAAAACAAACCGGATGTAGACCCTTCGCGTCGCGGACCAGCCAGCTAAATTTATCCGaaatttttaacccttcgcactcgaagctacattaacccatttgcatcattagcttatatatacgctcaattttcctggtcactatcaccgaagcgtatatatatatacgctcaatttattttttcttataatg carries:
- the Pex10 gene encoding peroxisomal biogenesis factor 10, with the protein product MEVRHHRKLKCASEAEILRSHQRDDDFIKHLREKVIDLLQIVGRRTGTLPFIQSDVPFKLLYFFFTSGMGNQTLGEEYTGIVQADLEARKVPSLFARLVSVILECFGEKALLKILRRLQSKINHPHSELTPAAVTFLNVLVAKLSSMIPIFILIHKGLFYVYGRYYSLGKRVTGIDYAKVYGRRPTDSISWGLRLLGIATLAQCALKIWQDNDNRNYIEKPIATDEKSKTCQLCLEKAPTTATPCGHMFCWFCIADWLNSKSQCPMCREYVKSSRIVRVLNL
- the Edtp gene encoding egg-derived tyrosine phosphatase produces the protein MTEITIQDLQKLLIYFSKNTYRAKDADSTSQAIMQRCLLLTDLDYTHSIINNNGGDLSAHYPSHLVILEYEKYRNPNMCDTPPPLPRTTETIYESMYDPNKLKELIKSARFARCRSRFPLPVILYKGRHVCRSATLSGGPEIYGRSGLDYLFAGSEGVVSIQQQVDEARGGDSVLSDWQLFDKVRHQDIKLLKTLNVGTIIDFMVEKKKVKFGMNVTSSEKVDKEKRYSDFTLISLPYPGCEFFREFRENDYLAKGLVFDWSQTHVDAQIGVPEDTISTQLRINWEQYQVWDLVKLTQNYLKLILRYLSDSSNGILIHCISGWDRTPLFISLLRISLWADGAIHTSLNAYQILYYTIAYDWMLFGHDLEDRLSKGEEIFFFCFYFLKHIHDEEFSIHPRHNRSRHTVLRNDSDSQLDNVMFDSESVVTLSSVSSNLSLNSWCSSVSQNSRDSQDNNPPAVFHCASTDSQDDCHSNGNVVPWSFYPSPNKEGIAHGSRSPLPPNRTSPVAVPVPGRLRQRNESSSSGGSWQMISGTGSLRGSTTANAPVTDGLTSSGLACKPLCETCTGHASQESSTTIIEDEACSSLAQSRREKLQCLRRIFYNAYSHTVGFRMKDNSESSGFGQLLGNFAEKVGILSVQRTSL
- the LOC143354296 gene encoding superoxide dismutase [Cu-Zn]-like; translated protein: MVKAVCVLQGDAKGTLFFEQADNSCAVKVTGSVSGLQKGLHGFHIHEFGDNTNGCTSAGPHFNPLGKEHGGPQADVRHVGDLGNVEAGADGVANVNITDKLIQLKGEYSIIGRTLVVHADPDDLGKGGHELSKTTGNAGARLACGVVGIAKA